From the genome of Streptomyces sp. NBC_00659, one region includes:
- a CDS encoding ArnT family glycosyltransferase codes for MTPTQHGSQTFSPTPAQVDDHHAPAHHLPKAPTVAWSSAGCRRRTWISRTVLLTILAFQAALSLRLSNTAFQDEALYLTAGRAEVSHLLHGTAVQTDYAAYFSGSPRLYPVLAAVVDSRFGLSGARMLSLFFMLGTTALLYSFTRRLFNERAGLAAAGLFSVVQSTIVMGHLATYDAPAVFLLASATWIVVRTAGMSAPSVLLAAPVAVLAVGVKYAAGLYLPTIVALALLTALPHRRRSAFLRALLLVLGMSALLVLGMYSTDLSAGVRQTTTNREHGSDGAVFLLEQSIAWGGPLFLAAVAGGISYARRYRLHESPLAPGSSGPGRVQRSLLGALMCATALLAPAYQMHLGTVVALFKHVGFGLLFAAPMAGVGLTRLVGAHFRHTHLGIALWSATLCIGISQADWRFASWPDSSTMIGTLSSHVNRKGHYLSSTPEVPVYYLHDRTTHRQWQSVFGMEYTDGHGVRHTGTDAYWKALRNGEFDLVVLDGFTNPRVNGVITDALKGNPHYRLLAALPFHSASNDVRPHLLRTVPFVEHTGHYRIWLKR; via the coding sequence ATGACACCCACGCAGCACGGTTCCCAAACCTTCTCCCCCACCCCCGCACAGGTCGACGACCACCACGCGCCGGCTCACCACCTGCCGAAGGCGCCCACGGTCGCATGGAGCTCGGCCGGATGCCGACGGCGCACCTGGATCAGCCGGACCGTCCTGCTGACGATCCTGGCTTTCCAAGCGGCACTCTCACTGAGACTGTCGAACACGGCGTTCCAGGACGAGGCTCTCTACCTCACAGCCGGTCGTGCCGAAGTGAGCCACCTGCTCCACGGGACAGCGGTGCAGACCGACTACGCCGCGTACTTCTCCGGCTCGCCACGTCTGTACCCGGTACTCGCGGCCGTCGTGGACAGCCGATTCGGACTGTCCGGCGCGCGCATGCTCAGCCTGTTCTTCATGCTGGGCACCACTGCGCTGCTGTACTCGTTCACGCGGCGGCTCTTCAATGAGCGGGCGGGGCTGGCCGCCGCAGGCCTGTTCTCCGTGGTGCAGTCGACCATCGTCATGGGGCACCTCGCCACCTACGACGCACCCGCCGTGTTCCTCCTGGCATCGGCCACCTGGATCGTCGTGCGCACCGCTGGGATGTCCGCTCCGAGTGTGCTCCTCGCCGCGCCCGTCGCCGTCCTGGCTGTCGGTGTGAAGTATGCGGCCGGCCTCTACCTGCCCACCATCGTCGCACTGGCCCTGCTCACCGCACTGCCGCATCGGCGCCGCAGCGCGTTCCTTCGGGCTTTGCTGCTTGTGCTCGGTATGAGTGCTCTGCTTGTGCTCGGCATGTACAGCACCGATCTGTCGGCAGGAGTGCGTCAGACCACGACCAACCGTGAACATGGTTCCGACGGGGCCGTGTTCCTGCTTGAGCAGTCGATCGCGTGGGGCGGACCACTGTTCCTCGCAGCAGTCGCGGGCGGGATCTCGTATGCCCGGCGCTATCGCTTGCACGAGTCACCGCTCGCTCCTGGGTCGAGCGGCCCGGGACGCGTACAGCGGTCGTTGCTCGGGGCGCTGATGTGCGCCACAGCGCTGCTCGCGCCCGCGTATCAAATGCACCTGGGGACGGTCGTGGCGCTGTTCAAGCATGTCGGCTTCGGTCTCCTCTTCGCCGCCCCGATGGCGGGCGTGGGCCTGACGCGACTGGTGGGCGCGCACTTTCGCCACACCCACCTCGGCATTGCTCTGTGGTCGGCAACGCTGTGCATCGGTATCTCGCAGGCAGACTGGCGCTTCGCAAGCTGGCCCGACTCCTCGACGATGATCGGAACGCTCTCCTCCCACGTGAACCGCAAGGGCCACTACCTCAGCTCAACGCCCGAGGTACCCGTCTACTACCTGCATGACAGGACGACTCACCGCCAGTGGCAGAGCGTCTTCGGTATGGAGTACACGGACGGGCACGGCGTCCGCCACACCGGCACCGATGCCTACTGGAAGGCGCTGCGAAACGGCGAATTCGACCTGGTCGTCCTCGACGGGTTCACCAACCCACGGGTGAACGGCGTCATCACGGACGCGCTGAAAGGGAATCCGCACTACCGTCTTCTCGCCGCCCTGCCTTTCCACAGCGCCAGTAACGACGTCCGGCCCCACCTGCTGCGAACCGTGCCTTTCGTCGAGCACACCGGCCACTACCGGATCTGGTTGAAGCGATGA
- a CDS encoding glycoside hydrolase family 26 protein — MLDWARKVGKQPNLIVYYAGWGDSFDASGTRNAWNSGAMTVASWEPHGTTLTRIADGASDSYLREYAKAVRRLNIPIAISFADEMNGDWEQWGTTETTPQEYVRAWRHVHDVFEATGATNVIWTWSPNIVQPGTHKDLSPLYPGDGYVDWVGLIGYFTDWDPRSFDGLFGTTLTEIARFSRKPQLLLETAAMPGRHRAQDVRALFHGVTASPDLVGFAWFDHKARADWRLDASPEGAAEFRRLSADDLYGFDVRRVR, encoded by the coding sequence GTGCTCGACTGGGCTCGGAAGGTCGGCAAACAGCCAAACCTGATCGTCTATTACGCGGGCTGGGGCGACAGTTTCGATGCCTCGGGCACGCGCAACGCCTGGAACTCGGGGGCGATGACAGTCGCCTCCTGGGAGCCGCACGGCACGACGCTCACCCGCATTGCCGACGGTGCGTCCGACAGCTATCTCCGGGAATACGCGAAGGCGGTCCGGAGACTGAACATCCCGATCGCCATCAGCTTCGCGGACGAGATGAACGGCGACTGGGAGCAGTGGGGGACCACCGAGACCACGCCACAGGAGTACGTCAGGGCCTGGCGTCACGTCCACGACGTCTTCGAGGCCACCGGGGCCACCAACGTGATCTGGACCTGGTCACCGAACATCGTTCAGCCAGGCACACACAAGGATTTGAGCCCCCTTTACCCCGGCGACGGGTACGTCGACTGGGTCGGTCTGATCGGCTACTTCACCGACTGGGACCCTCGCTCCTTCGACGGCCTGTTCGGAACGACCCTGACGGAGATCGCACGCTTCAGCCGAAAGCCGCAGCTCCTCCTGGAGACAGCCGCCATGCCTGGCCGACACCGCGCTCAAGACGTGCGTGCCCTGTTCCACGGAGTCACCGCCTCCCCCGACCTCGTCGGGTTCGCCTGGTTCGACCACAAGGCGCGCGCCGACTGGCGGCTGGACGCGAGCCCGGAGGGCGCCGCAGAGTTCCGGCGTCTGAGCGCCGATGACCTCTACGGCTTCGACGTGCGGAGGGTCCGATGA
- a CDS encoding glycosyltransferase family 2 protein, translated as MSSVEAVRAVRSAAQNRQALERHPCGSINSDLLPVPPSDSEKYSYVGRRLRVLTVASLVSISCLALSQFRLFSSAPLLRFFYPLLAFTVLYYVISLWVNLFSRDFDLSRHQKLVGAWRPDVYPSVDVFLPVCGEPVEILHNTWTHVRALAAHYPGVCEPFVLDDSASPELQSMADEFGFRYATRSNLGWFKKAGNLHFGFEQTHGTYILVLDADFAPRTDLLHELLPYLAEDERLAIVQSPQYFRVLDAQNWIERGAGAVQELFYRAVQVSRQSNDGAICVGSCAVYRRAALHENGGTTLIEHSEDVHTGFDLRSLGWDLRYVPIALSAGVCPDNADSFFRQQYRWCAGSMSMLCSSKFWRAKMRISSRLCYLSGFLYYIHTALFTFVAPLIPILLLLAFPEKPTAETLWLVLPSVLYTTTVFPLWHKVPYRLEAWAARMMYGWAHTFAIWDILRGRHVGWQATGSCSAKLSGTERHRIGMWSWGGGTALLWVGSAAWRTLTLDPVDFVVLLSSGLFYAVVVARALLQPRAMGTP; from the coding sequence ATGAGTTCAGTTGAAGCCGTCCGTGCGGTACGGTCGGCCGCACAAAATCGACAGGCCCTTGAGCGACATCCCTGCGGATCGATCAACTCGGACCTGTTGCCGGTACCGCCGTCGGATTCCGAGAAGTATTCCTATGTCGGCCGCCGCCTACGGGTGTTGACAGTTGCGTCGCTGGTGAGCATCAGCTGCCTCGCCTTGAGTCAGTTCCGGCTCTTCTCCTCGGCGCCACTGCTGCGATTCTTCTATCCGCTTCTGGCATTCACCGTCCTCTACTACGTGATCTCGCTTTGGGTGAACCTGTTCAGCCGTGATTTCGACCTCTCACGCCACCAAAAGCTCGTGGGTGCCTGGCGCCCCGATGTCTACCCGTCGGTCGATGTCTTCCTGCCGGTGTGCGGCGAGCCGGTCGAGATCCTGCACAACACCTGGACCCATGTCCGTGCGCTGGCAGCCCACTACCCGGGGGTCTGCGAGCCGTTCGTCCTGGATGACTCGGCCAGTCCTGAACTGCAGTCCATGGCTGATGAGTTCGGATTCCGCTATGCCACCCGCAGCAACCTGGGTTGGTTCAAGAAGGCCGGCAATCTGCACTTCGGGTTCGAGCAGACCCACGGCACGTACATCCTTGTTCTCGACGCCGATTTCGCCCCGCGCACGGATCTGCTCCACGAACTTCTTCCGTATCTGGCGGAAGACGAGCGTCTCGCCATCGTCCAGTCCCCTCAGTACTTCCGTGTGCTGGACGCCCAGAACTGGATCGAACGGGGTGCCGGCGCCGTCCAGGAGCTTTTCTACCGGGCTGTCCAAGTCTCCCGGCAGAGCAACGACGGGGCTATCTGCGTCGGAAGCTGCGCCGTCTATCGACGGGCGGCACTGCACGAAAACGGCGGCACTACGCTCATCGAGCACTCCGAGGATGTCCACACAGGCTTCGACCTGCGGAGTCTCGGGTGGGATCTGCGCTACGTCCCGATCGCACTGTCGGCAGGCGTGTGCCCCGATAACGCGGATTCCTTCTTCCGTCAGCAATACCGCTGGTGTGCCGGCTCGATGAGCATGCTGTGCAGCTCCAAGTTCTGGCGGGCAAAGATGCGGATCTCAAGCAGGCTTTGCTACCTGTCCGGCTTCCTCTACTACATCCACACGGCCCTGTTCACATTCGTCGCTCCCCTCATTCCGATTCTGCTCCTGCTGGCGTTCCCGGAGAAACCCACCGCGGAGACCCTGTGGCTGGTCTTGCCCAGCGTCTTGTACACGACCACTGTTTTCCCTCTGTGGCACAAGGTTCCCTACCGCCTCGAGGCCTGGGCCGCGCGGATGATGTACGGCTGGGCGCACACCTTCGCGATCTGGGACATCCTGCGTGGGCGGCATGTGGGCTGGCAGGCAACCGGTTCTTGCAGCGCGAAGCTCAGCGGCACCGAGCGGCATCGGATCGGCATGTGGTCGTGGGGCGGCGGGACCGCCCTGCTGTGGGTCGGATCCGCCGCATGGCGCACACTCACCCTCGACCCCGTCGATTTCGTCGTTCTCCTCTCGTCCGGACTCTTCTACGCTGTGGTCGTCGCGAGAGCCCTGCTGCAGCCTCGTGCGATGGGAACCCCATGA
- a CDS encoding MarR family winged helix-turn-helix transcriptional regulator — translation MHELLAAMDAEIEQVYVERGIEGVRPRFAYPLIRLAHTGPLTIRELAKSLDRSHSAISQTIAAMRKEELVTSEPGPDARTRRIDLTERGRSLVPFLEAEWRATHETVAELDSEIPYAMTTVVEEVRRALERRSMRQRILHHLVEPPR, via the coding sequence TTGCACGAGCTTCTGGCAGCCATGGACGCCGAGATCGAGCAGGTCTACGTCGAGCGGGGCATCGAGGGGGTGCGGCCTCGGTTCGCCTATCCGCTGATCCGGCTCGCCCACACCGGACCACTGACCATTCGTGAGCTTGCGAAGTCCCTGGACCGCTCGCACTCCGCGATCAGCCAGACCATCGCCGCCATGCGCAAGGAGGAACTGGTCACTTCCGAGCCGGGGCCTGACGCCCGCACCCGGCGGATCGACCTGACCGAGCGCGGCCGGTCGCTGGTGCCGTTCCTGGAGGCGGAGTGGCGCGCTACCCATGAGACGGTCGCCGAGCTGGACAGCGAGATCCCGTACGCGATGACCACCGTTGTCGAGGAGGTGCGGCGGGCGCTGGAACGCCGGTCGATGCGGCAGCGGATCCTCCACCACCTTGTCGAGCCACCAAGATGA
- a CDS encoding MFS transporter encodes MRGRVRVRFLDTRPLRSSQSFRDLWLGTSVSQVGGQIANVAVLAQVWDLTGSPVGTGAIGLATGLPMVLFGLLGGTLADTVDRRAVVRATTAGQLLAAAGLCAQALADNRNVLLLLALVAMGTSCSALGAPARRTFPVRLLPGDQVAAGLALTNVSFQAAMLAGPAMAGLIIARWDLPAAYATQAVAMVVSMLAVIRLPAMRPEGTDAAGGRRRPERGGWRIVLRRPTLWGSMATDLSATLLAMPIALFPLVNEIRFGGNPQTLGLFLSAVAVGGITAGLLSGTVTRWRRGGLVQLSAAGVWGLALACFGLAGPLWLALGCLAVAGAADTVSVVTRSALVQLETPDAYRGRVSSVEHVIGVAGPELGNFRGGLLASATSASFSLVFGGLSATLAIAAVAATNAPLRAYRTPPAAAKPTVPGVADAAATAGQVS; translated from the coding sequence ATGAGGGGGCGTGTCCGTGTCCGGTTCCTCGACACCCGCCCGCTGCGCAGCAGTCAGTCGTTTCGCGACCTGTGGCTCGGCACCTCGGTCTCTCAAGTCGGTGGACAGATAGCCAACGTGGCGGTGCTGGCCCAGGTCTGGGACCTGACCGGCAGCCCAGTGGGCACCGGTGCCATCGGGCTCGCCACCGGCCTGCCGATGGTGCTGTTCGGGCTGCTCGGCGGCACGTTGGCCGATACCGTCGACCGCCGTGCGGTGGTGCGGGCCACCACCGCAGGCCAACTGCTGGCCGCCGCAGGGCTGTGTGCCCAGGCCCTGGCGGACAACCGCAACGTGCTGCTGCTGCTCGCCCTGGTAGCCATGGGGACGAGCTGCAGCGCTCTCGGAGCTCCTGCCCGGCGCACTTTCCCGGTCCGGCTGTTGCCGGGCGACCAGGTCGCGGCCGGTCTTGCGCTGACCAACGTCTCGTTCCAGGCAGCGATGCTGGCAGGTCCTGCGATGGCCGGGCTGATCATCGCCCGCTGGGATCTCCCTGCCGCATACGCAACCCAGGCCGTGGCCATGGTCGTCTCGATGCTCGCGGTGATCCGCCTGCCCGCCATGCGGCCCGAAGGCACCGACGCGGCAGGCGGCAGACGTCGGCCGGAGCGTGGCGGTTGGCGGATCGTCCTGCGCCGCCCGACACTGTGGGGTTCGATGGCCACCGACCTGTCCGCAACGCTGCTCGCCATGCCCATCGCGCTCTTCCCGCTGGTCAACGAGATCCGCTTCGGGGGAAACCCGCAGACTCTCGGCCTGTTCCTCTCGGCCGTCGCGGTCGGGGGGATCACGGCCGGTCTGCTCTCCGGTACGGTGACGCGCTGGCGTCGTGGCGGCCTGGTCCAGCTGTCCGCAGCCGGTGTCTGGGGCCTGGCGCTGGCCTGTTTCGGTCTGGCAGGGCCGCTGTGGCTGGCGCTCGGATGCCTGGCCGTGGCGGGCGCTGCCGACACCGTTTCTGTCGTCACCCGCAGTGCCCTGGTCCAATTGGAGACCCCGGACGCGTACCGGGGGCGGGTCTCCTCGGTAGAACACGTCATCGGTGTCGCGGGTCCCGAACTCGGCAACTTCCGTGGTGGCCTGTTGGCGTCGGCCACCTCCGCCTCCTTCTCCCTGGTCTTCGGCGGCCTGTCCGCCACCCTGGCGATCGCCGCCGTGGCCGCGACCAACGCGCCCCTTCGCGCCTACCGCACGCCGCCTGCTGCCGCGAAGCCGACGGTCCCTGGGGTCGCCGACGCGGCGGCGACCGCTGGTCAGGTTTCCTGA
- a CDS encoding beta-1,3-glucanase family protein, protein MQFLASALPHRPSSRTARARTALGLVVVLLAACVAFLSPSSAHAADQLLSQGRPAAASSVENGSFSAGAAVDGNTGTRWSSAFSDPQWLRVDLGSVQQITRVTLNWEAAYGTSFQIQTSADANTWATVYSTATGTGGVQNINVTGSGRYVRVLGTARATPYGYSLWEFQVYGPGSTTPPDDFWGSTGDIPAANNAVEVKVLNRTNGKYPDSQVYWSFNGQVHSIAEQPYLDMPANSAGRMYFYLGSPNGPYYDFIEFTVGNNVFNGNTTRVDAFGLKLAMRLHSKDGYDVEVGENRGTFAEDRATTFQRFTAAVPDQFKVLAQTQAPYRIIAPGSDPSFRAGGANAGYFTSYAQSVGVSAATSDIFGCAAALASNPDMCAALNRHVATLPASQQGDPAQYYKAAPANYYARFWHDNAINNLAYGFPYDDVAGQSSFVSHGSPQWLLVAVGW, encoded by the coding sequence ATGCAGTTCTTAGCCAGCGCCCTTCCCCACCGGCCGTCGAGCAGAACCGCACGGGCCCGTACGGCTCTCGGTCTCGTCGTCGTCCTGCTCGCCGCCTGCGTCGCCTTCCTGAGCCCGTCCTCCGCGCACGCCGCCGACCAACTGCTGTCCCAGGGGCGGCCCGCCGCGGCCTCCTCGGTCGAGAACGGGTCCTTCTCCGCCGGAGCCGCGGTCGACGGGAACACCGGCACCCGGTGGTCCTCGGCCTTCTCCGACCCCCAGTGGCTGCGTGTCGATCTCGGGTCGGTCCAGCAGATCACCCGCGTCACCCTGAACTGGGAGGCCGCCTACGGCACGTCGTTCCAGATCCAGACCTCCGCGGACGCGAACACCTGGGCCACCGTGTACTCCACGGCGACCGGCACCGGCGGCGTGCAGAACATCAACGTCACCGGCAGCGGCAGATACGTGCGCGTCCTCGGAACGGCGCGAGCCACCCCGTACGGCTACTCCCTGTGGGAGTTCCAGGTGTACGGGCCCGGAAGCACCACCCCGCCGGACGACTTCTGGGGCAGCACCGGCGACATACCCGCCGCGAACAACGCCGTCGAGGTGAAAGTCCTCAACCGCACCAACGGCAAGTACCCCGACAGCCAGGTGTACTGGAGCTTCAACGGCCAGGTCCACTCCATCGCCGAGCAGCCCTACCTCGACATGCCGGCGAACTCCGCAGGCCGCATGTACTTCTACCTCGGTTCGCCGAACGGTCCGTACTACGACTTCATCGAGTTCACCGTCGGCAACAACGTCTTCAACGGCAACACCACCAGGGTCGACGCCTTCGGCCTCAAACTGGCCATGCGCCTGCACTCCAAGGACGGGTACGACGTCGAGGTCGGTGAGAACCGGGGGACCTTCGCCGAGGACCGCGCGACGACGTTCCAGCGGTTCACGGCCGCCGTCCCCGATCAATTCAAGGTGCTGGCCCAGACCCAGGCCCCGTACCGGATCATCGCGCCCGGCAGCGACCCGAGCTTCCGGGCGGGCGGCGCCAACGCCGGCTACTTCACCTCCTACGCCCAGTCCGTGGGCGTGAGTGCCGCCACCTCCGACATCTTCGGCTGTGCCGCGGCTCTCGCGAGCAACCCCGACATGTGCGCCGCCCTCAACCGCCATGTGGCGACCCTGCCGGCCTCGCAACAGGGCGATCCCGCCCAGTACTACAAGGCGGCGCCGGCGAACTACTACGCCAGGTTCTGGCACGACAACGCCATCAACAACCTCGCCTACGGCTTCCCCTACGACGACGTGGCGGGTCAGTCCTCCTTCGTCTCCCACGGCAGCCCGCAGTGGCTGCTGGTCGCCGTCGGCTGGTAG
- a CDS encoding PIG-L family deacetylase → MTDRPLTLMAVHAHPDDEATGTGGVLARYAAEGIRTVLVTCTDGRCGDGPGGVKPGDPGHDPAAVALMRREELEASCDVLKISDLETLDYADSGMMGWASNDASGSFWGTPVQEGAARLAELMRHYQPDVVVTYDENGFYGHPDHIQAHRITMAALEMTELTPKVYWTTMPRSMMQRFGEIMREFHEDMPEPDPAEAAALAEIGLPDDEITTWVDATAFSGQKFDALAAHASQGENIFFLKMGKERFGELMGTETFVRVQDTTGAAVPENDLFAGLR, encoded by the coding sequence ATGACTGACCGGCCCTTGACGCTCATGGCAGTGCACGCCCACCCCGACGACGAGGCCACCGGAACCGGAGGGGTCCTCGCGCGGTACGCGGCGGAAGGCATCCGCACGGTTCTCGTGACGTGTACCGACGGCCGTTGCGGTGACGGACCGGGGGGTGTCAAGCCGGGCGATCCCGGGCACGATCCGGCGGCCGTCGCCTTGATGCGTCGCGAAGAACTCGAGGCGAGCTGTGACGTCCTGAAGATCAGCGATCTGGAGACGCTGGACTACGCCGACTCCGGGATGATGGGCTGGGCGAGCAACGACGCCTCCGGATCCTTCTGGGGCACCCCCGTGCAGGAAGGCGCCGCCCGACTCGCCGAACTCATGCGGCACTACCAGCCCGATGTGGTCGTCACCTATGACGAGAACGGCTTCTACGGCCACCCCGACCACATCCAGGCCCACCGCATCACGATGGCGGCGCTGGAGATGACCGAGCTGACGCCGAAGGTGTACTGGACCACGATGCCCCGCTCGATGATGCAGCGGTTCGGCGAGATCATGCGCGAGTTCCATGAGGACATGCCCGAGCCGGATCCCGCCGAGGCCGCCGCGTTGGCCGAGATCGGCCTCCCCGACGACGAGATCACCACGTGGGTGGACGCCACCGCGTTCAGCGGTCAGAAGTTCGACGCGCTGGCCGCGCACGCCAGCCAGGGCGAGAACATCTTCTTCCTCAAGATGGGCAAGGAGAGGTTCGGCGAGTTGATGGGCACGGAGACCTTCGTACGTGTCCAGGACACCACCGGCGCGGCCGTACCCGAGAACGATCTCTTCGCCGGACTGCGCTGA
- a CDS encoding class I SAM-dependent methyltransferase: MSARGRAASRTAVLVCQGRAAADGLAAPGRFADPVAVRLLRVAERTPVDEVRSNTPPRGWRERTVYESVRACAEVVVPRTVAIDQALRARATGQLVILGAGLDTRAWRLPELARTDVWEVDHPASQKDKRARLAAGLSATARSVRFTPVDFAVDDLGAALDAAGHDPSAPTTWLWEGVVPYLTRNEVRATVAALAARTVPGSALVVNYQAPSARAAVGRLLTRLLGSSITAGEPWRSLWRPQQMAELLAEFGLRVASDDNLLALADTLGVPTRGRTSLRSGRVAVAESR, encoded by the coding sequence ATGAGTGCGCGTGGACGTGCGGCGAGCCGGACGGCGGTGCTGGTCTGTCAGGGGCGGGCGGCCGCGGACGGGCTTGCCGCTCCAGGCCGGTTCGCTGATCCGGTGGCGGTGCGGCTGCTGCGCGTCGCGGAACGTACGCCCGTGGACGAGGTGCGCTCGAACACTCCGCCGAGGGGCTGGCGGGAGCGCACCGTGTACGAGAGTGTGCGGGCGTGCGCCGAGGTGGTCGTGCCGCGGACAGTGGCGATCGACCAGGCACTGCGCGCTCGTGCGACCGGGCAGCTGGTGATTCTCGGCGCCGGTCTTGATACGCGAGCGTGGCGTCTGCCCGAGCTCGCGCGGACCGATGTATGGGAGGTCGACCATCCGGCCTCCCAGAAGGACAAGCGCGCCCGTCTCGCCGCCGGGCTGTCGGCCACCGCCCGTTCCGTGCGGTTCACACCGGTCGATTTCGCCGTCGATGATCTCGGTGCGGCGTTGGACGCCGCGGGTCACGATCCATCCGCGCCGACGACATGGCTCTGGGAGGGCGTCGTCCCTTACCTCACGCGGAACGAGGTGCGTGCCACAGTGGCCGCCCTCGCCGCCCGGACGGTCCCGGGCAGTGCACTCGTGGTCAACTACCAGGCACCGTCGGCGAGGGCGGCCGTAGGCCGACTGCTGACACGCCTGCTCGGCAGTTCGATCACCGCGGGCGAGCCGTGGCGCTCGCTGTGGCGACCGCAGCAGATGGCCGAACTGCTCGCGGAATTCGGCCTGCGGGTGGCGTCGGACGACAACCTCCTCGCCCTCGCGGACACCCTCGGCGTCCCGACACGTGGGCGGACATCCTTGCGGTCGGGTCGCGTAGCCGTCGCGGAGAGCCGATGA
- a CDS encoding tannase/feruloyl esterase family alpha/beta hydrolase, which yields MRHPSTDVTPPGGRRPRWRAALCALLLATAVPGVVASATPSPAADQGAPAGLCSAGDPPRVTGAAFQQAVCLDELTTAGTVASGHTDPADYAGLTPKDLPTPSGVPGTQIDGYFPDTSTTNTNHGWTHDAQFVIRLPDHWNGGLVVAGTPGNREQYANDRAISDWVLSRGYAYAATDKGNTGLAFYRDGDRPGDAIAEWNTRLTQLTRAARAVVRQRYGKSPSRTVATGISNGGYLVRWQLEHHPELYDGGVDWEGTLWTSDGPGLLTFLPPALRAYPAYAAGGPGAEAAREALHAAGYPAGSEFLWPYHHKTYWDLTQRLYREELDPGYDGTTEAGTPFCASGTPDCDADYDYGARPRAVHRAVDRIALTGRIGKPLITLQGTLDVLLPISRDADVYARMVRDAGRGPLLRYYRIADGTHTDSLVDAFPDRLRPMTPCHRSAFTALERWLAGDGRPPAGHTVPRPADADASTLLTECPLE from the coding sequence ATGCGCCACCCCAGTACGGACGTCACCCCACCCGGCGGACGGCGGCCCCGATGGCGGGCCGCGCTCTGCGCGCTGTTGCTCGCGACCGCCGTTCCGGGCGTCGTCGCGTCGGCCACGCCGTCACCCGCCGCCGACCAGGGCGCACCCGCCGGGCTCTGTTCCGCGGGCGATCCGCCGCGGGTAACCGGCGCCGCCTTCCAACAGGCCGTCTGTCTCGACGAGTTGACCACGGCCGGGACCGTGGCCTCCGGACACACCGACCCGGCCGACTACGCGGGCCTGACGCCCAAGGACCTGCCGACGCCCAGCGGAGTGCCCGGGACCCAGATCGACGGCTACTTCCCCGACACGTCCACCACCAACACCAACCACGGCTGGACGCACGACGCGCAGTTCGTCATCCGGCTGCCCGACCACTGGAACGGCGGACTCGTCGTCGCCGGAACACCGGGCAACCGGGAGCAGTACGCCAACGACCGCGCGATCTCCGACTGGGTACTCTCGCGCGGCTACGCCTACGCCGCCACCGACAAGGGCAACACCGGTCTCGCCTTCTACCGGGACGGCGACCGCCCCGGCGACGCCATCGCCGAGTGGAACACCAGGCTCACCCAGCTCACCCGGGCCGCCCGCGCCGTCGTCAGGCAGCGCTACGGGAAGTCCCCCTCCCGCACCGTCGCCACGGGCATCTCCAACGGTGGCTACCTGGTCCGCTGGCAACTGGAGCACCACCCCGAGCTCTACGACGGGGGAGTCGACTGGGAGGGCACGCTCTGGACCTCCGACGGACCCGGCCTGCTCACCTTCCTGCCGCCCGCGCTGCGCGCGTACCCGGCCTACGCGGCCGGCGGACCCGGCGCCGAGGCGGCTCGGGAGGCGCTGCACGCGGCAGGCTATCCGGCCGGATCGGAGTTCCTCTGGCCCTATCACCACAAGACCTACTGGGATCTGACCCAGCGCCTCTACCGTGAGGAACTGGACCCCGGCTACGACGGGACGACCGAGGCGGGAACCCCGTTCTGCGCCTCCGGAACCCCCGACTGCGACGCCGACTACGACTACGGCGCGAGGCCGCGGGCGGTGCACCGCGCCGTCGACCGCATCGCGCTGACCGGGCGCATCGGCAAGCCGCTCATCACCCTCCAGGGCACGCTCGACGTGCTGCTGCCGATCAGCCGCGACGCGGACGTCTACGCCCGCATGGTGCGCGATGCCGGGCGGGGACCGTTGCTGCGGTACTACCGCATCGCGGACGGGACGCACACCGACTCGCTCGTCGACGCCTTCCCGGACCGACTCCGTCCGATGACCCCCTGCCACCGTTCGGCCTTCACGGCGCTGGAACGCTGGCTGGCCGGCGACGGACGCCCTCCGGCCGGCCACACCGTGCCGCGCCCGGCGGACGCGGACGCTTCGACACTGCTGACGGAATGCCCCTTGGAATAG